Part of the Woronichinia naegeliana WA131 genome, AAAGAACGTTTACTGTTAGGTACACTGTGGCGAGAAGTACAGCAAATAAAAATCACGGCCCAAACCCGTTTAAATCAAATTCGCCGCGATCGCGCTTTACCGATTATTGAACAATATCAATGGTTAGCCGCCGGAACCGCTTTAATTAACCCTATTGCCAGTGTTGATCTGCTAGCAACCGCCGCGATTAACGGTCAGATGGTCTTAGATTTAGGCAAGATTTATCAACAAAAACTTTCCCTTTCCCAGGCTGGAACAGTGGCCACAACCCTAGCGCAACTCATGGTTAAACTCGGTTTAGTGGAACTTTCGACCCAGGCGTTAGGCAGTATCTTGAAAACCCAACCCCTAACCTATGTGGCGGGTGGAGCGTTACAGGGGATTAGTGCAGCCTATCTCACCCGTGTCGCTGGTTTAAGTTTGGTGGAATATATGCAGGAAGCCGAAGTAAATCTCAATACTAATCATGGTTTGAATATTGAAAATCTGAGTCAAAAGATCCGACAAGTTTTCGAGCAAACCCAGCGTTATAGTTGGCTTCAGAATTTTGCCCAACAGACGCTTAATCAGGTTAAAGGCAATGCTAGTATTAAGCTAGGTTTATCGAACTAACATCATGATTGTCGGCTTGGAATAGGTCTAATGACGGAAAATATCGCTGAACTGCCAATTCTAGTAGTGAGATGTTAGTTTTCCTCTTGTCAACTAAAGGAGGGGCGATCGCCTTTTTCAATTACAAGTAATAACGCAGCGATCGCTTTTCTAAAACTTTATTGTCTATGCTCGCCAATTCCTCATTTACTCTAGAAAATTACCGTTTATTTTTATCGAGTTGTAAACCGTTGGATTGCCTCCAGTCGGGAAGGCATCATTACGCATTCCTCCAGTAGTGCAATATCTAAATTTGGCAGTAATTTACTGGTTGGAGTTTCCTGGTAGCGATCGCCTTCTAAGACGTAAATCACCAATTTTTCAGCTTGCCATATCCAAACTTCTCGAATACTAAGCCGTTGATATTTTTCCAGTTTTTGGGGACTACCACTGGTGACATTAACCTCGATCGCCAAATCAGGATGTTCTTTTTTTTCTCCTAGATAATAGGATTCATCTGGCTCAAAAGATACCGATTTTTCTTTAGATTCACGGGTCGCACTACCGACTGGAATAAATTGAATTCCTTGTTGCCAAAAATAAATCCCTAACAAAATGGCAATCATGCTTTTAATTGTTTCGTGGTACTCACCCAGAGTCATGAACTCAATTACTCCGTCTAGATAGGTCATACGCAGTCCAGATTGCTGTTCCATCACCCCTTGAATCGCCTTAAAATCCTGCCAAGAATGGCGACCAGGTAAGACAAAACGTTGGTTTTCGGTAAGGATGGGCGGAGAAGTGACAACGGTCATGGGGACTGCTCTCTGCTTAGATGGCAAATGCGACACTCTCTATCTTAATGACTTTTGGAATAAACAGTGATCGCCCTTTTCAATTACAAACAACAAAACCGCGATCGCACTTTTTAGGAGCGTAGAATATCATACAAAATATTTACAATTAAGGTTCGAGTTTTTAAGGATAATAATCCTAGCTCACGCTGAATCAGTGAAGCTCGAAGTGTTACCAAGTGATCAAGCCTGATGGTTGATGATTTGCGAAGACCACTCATCATAAAATCTGGATTTTCTGGTCTTAGAATAATATCTGTATGGAGGGGACTTTCGGGAATACGGCTGGTGATTAGAGCAAAGATAATATGTTGATAGACTCCAACTTTATTTGTTAGACAATAAGCAGGACGAACTTTACTGGAAGATAAATCTTCAAAGGGAAATTGAATCAAAACGATTTTACCCTTCATTTGCCACAGGTTGTCCATCTTCAAGGGTATAAATATCTTCTTCTGAATTATGCAGAAAAGCAAAGCTAGGGTTATTTGCAACGGCATCTAGCCAGGTTTTTGCATTGAGTTCATCCTCTGGGATCAAAAGAATAACACGCACAAACCTGGCCTTTTCTTGGGGAATGGGATGATCAAGTTGGATTTGCCCTTGGGTATTTAGAATACCAGTAGTTTCAATCGCACGCATAGAAAAACCTAAAAGTAGTTATTTCATTTTAACATTAAAGCAATAATGAGAAGCTGTGACAATTAGCTACAGCGATCGCCTTTTTCAATTACAAACGAAAGAACCGCGATCGCACTAAAAAGTCATAAAGTTTGCATATCTCTTCAAGTTGTTATTGCCTGTTTAACGTCTTTAGGTTTATTCAAGGCTAGATCGTAGTTAGTCTGTAAATTCATCCAAAATTGTGGTGTGGTATTAAAAGCTTGAGCTAATAACCAGGCTATTTCTGGTGTAATTTTATCTTTTTCTTGAATGATTTCGTTAATTTGCTTTATTGAGATATTCAAATAACTTGCTAGAGTTTCTTGAGTAATATTCATCGGTTGGAGAAATTCTTCTAAGAGAATAATTCCAGGATGGGTGGGGATGCGATTGGTAGGTATCATATTATTTAATCGTGATAGTCAATAATTTGGACTTTGCTAACGTTACCATTTTGCCATTGAAAGATAATTCGCCATTGATTGTTAATCCGAATACTGTGGAATCCTTTCAGATTGCCCTTAAGTGCTTCTAAACGATTGCCTGGCGGACTTTTTAGGTCATCTAACTTTTCAACAGAGTTTAAAATATCCAATTTCTTTTCAACAGAGTTTAAAATATCCAATTTATTCAAGGCTTTTCGAGTGATCTCAGAGGGGATTTTTCTTGAGTCTCTGCTATTTAGGGCTTGCTGAAAAAGTCAAAAAACGAAAGAAATGTGGGTTAGGGAAGTATGGACTGAAAAAGCATAGATAACTTATCCTTATGGAAACAAATCAAAATACAGATTTTGTTTAATCTATTGTTCCTTTCTGTCTAAAAAGGTCAACACAAATCACTCCTCACAAAAGCTGACTTTTCCCGTTAAGTCCAAAATCCAGCAATGCAAACTTCTAGAGGCTTTATCTGGCAAGGGTTTGAGTAATGATTCTCTTGACAGGAAAAAAATATTCTGAAGCCATCATCCCGCTTATCGTTCAAATTTCAAAAACAAAGGATGAAGGGAGTATGAGACTGTAAAATGGAGAAAATCTTAAAGGGCAGGTCAAAAAATGTTGGAATGGTGGACAAAAAACTTTGCCAGTTGTGAATTGGGAGACGAGAGGCTAAACAATCGTGCCTTCTCGATTGGGAAAAAGTTAAGTGAGGGGTTTGGAAAAGCCTTATCAGAAGTGTTTAAGGGAGGAAACGAGTTAAAGAGGGCCTATGAATTTTTGGGAATCCGAAAACAGACTTTGTCAAGATAATAGAGCCGCACTGTGAAATGACAACTGCCGCCGTAGAAGAATATAAGATAATGCTATCAGTCGGAGATACGACCTTCTTAGATTATCGCAATATCAAGGAAAAAAGGGAAGGGTATGGGCCGACTGGAAAAGGAGGGAATGGATTAATACTGCATAGTGCTTTAGCAATTGAGCCAGAAAAAGGACAAGTATTAGGTTTATTATGGCAAAAACTGTGGAATAGGGAGGTAAAAGAAAAGCCCCCAACAGATGAAACGGCGAAGCAGAAAAAAGAAAGACAGAAAGAACAAAGAAAAGCAGCTCGTCAAAGACCATTTGAGGAAAAAGAATCCTACAAATGGGTAGAGGCTCTAAACACCTGTGAGAAACAGGTAGAAAGTTCAACGAGGGTAATTCATGTATTTGACAGAGAAGGAGATGTTTCAGAAGTCTTTGACTCAGTGCGTCAACTCAAGCATACAGGAGTGCTGGTCAGAGCGTCTCATAATCGTAGTTTAGACAAAAATAGTGAACGACTTTGGCAACATTTGGAATCAGAACCGATTCGTTTTCATCAAGAAATCGAGATTCCGAGTACAGGAAAAAGAAAAGCACGGAAGGTTAAGCTTGCCGTCCGATTTTGCTCAGTTAATCTACGAACTCCCTATCGTTTTGATAATCGTGACCCGTTGAATGTCTATGCTGTTTATGCGACAGAAATCGATTGTCCCGAAGGCGAAACTCCTTTATCTTGGATGCTTCTGACTACAGAAGTTGTTGAGACTATTGAGATGGCTGTCACTATTCTTCGTTGGTACACCTACCGATGGCGGGTTGAAGAATTTCATAAAGTCCTTAAGTCTGGTTGTCAGAGTGAGCGTTATCGACTTGCCTCTGATGGAATGAAAACTCTTTTGGGTTTTTTAAGTGTCATTGCTGTTGAACTTTTACACGTTACTTATCTTCATCGTACCCAGCCCGATGCTCTCGCGATTGAAATTCTTAATCCTCTTCAACTTCAGGTGTTAAAAGCAGCCGCCTCTCAAAAACTTCCCCCTATTTTGACTGTTGCTTGGGCTGTCGAGTCTGTTGCTTTTCTTGGTGGTTATCTTGAACATCGTCGTAAAACTCCTCTCGGTATCCAAGTCCTTTGGCGCGGTTGGTTGAAGTTGCATGACCTTTGCCAAGGCTGGCAGCTTGCAATCCGCACTTAACGGGAAAAGTCAGCTCACAAAAGAGAGGAAAATTAACACCATTTTTCACAAGAAAAACGACTCTACAACTTTTTACTTTTTGTCTTCTGAAGTAGAGTAGAAAGATTCATTACCAAAAAGTTCATCGCAATTACCGTTTCCGAGGTCTCAGGTAGTTTGGCCATCACTCGACCAAGACTAAATTTCCTCTTTCCCTGTCCGAATTTACCCTCAATGGCATTACGCACTCTTTCATCTGAGCGTGCCTCTTTCTTTTTTTCTTTGCTCACCTCTTTCGGCGGTCTTCCCAATCGGGGACCACTCATTCTTATATCCCTTTCTTTACAATAAGCTCGATTCGCTTTTGTTCGATAGATTTTATCCACATGAACCGATTCCGGATAACATCCTGTTTCCCTTTTATATTCTTCTATTCGCGCTTGTAAATCTCCCGATTCGTTGTAATTATCCCAACTTAATTTGTCTAAGAAGACAAAGCCATTCACATTACTTGCCGATATTTTAGCTCCAAACTCTACTGCTTTTCCCGCTTTTCCACGCACTATTGGACGCACGTGAGGTTGGCTTACACTCACAATTCTGTTTTCTACTTTATTTGTCTTTTTTTCATACATTTCTAACTGTTGCTCATACACTTTTCCTATCGTTACAAGCTCTTCTTGCTCTTTTTTCGTTAGTTTTTCTAACTTTGCTCCCTCTTCTATCATTTTTTCTATATCAGACAAGTTTCTTTTTATATATCCTAGTTGTTTTTTTGTTCCTTTTCTTCTTTCTTTTTTTGACACACGACGTTTTTTTGCTATGGCTAAGTACTCTTTTCTTGCCACTTCCCTATAAGTCCTCGGCTTTTCTTTCCTTTTCTCTTTTATTTCTTCATACAGCTTATCTATTATTTTTTCTGTTTTTTCTCTTGCATCATTCAATATTCCTATATCCGTTGGATATTTTATATCTGCTGGTGTACAAGTCGCATCTAACAATAACTTTCCTTCATTTTCTTTTTTTTCTGACGCTACACCCGTCGCTTTTTTTTCTATTTCTTTATTAATTTTATTTATTTATTAATTCCATTCCTATTTTTTTACGAAAATGAACCATCATTGACGCATTAAATGCTTCTTTGCTACTATAGCTTTCCATTCCTATAAAGTACTGTAAATAAGGGTTCTCTTTTATTTGTTCTACTGTTTCTCTGTCACTTTTTCCTGAAATTTCTTTGATAATTAATGCTCCTAATGCCATTCTAAATGATTTGGCTGGGGCTCCTTTTTTTTCTGTGAAGTTTTTTGCATATTCTTCCTCATATTCTTCCCAGGGAATCATTTTTGACATTTCTATCCAACGATTTTCTTCGTCTAACTGCCCGCCGAACAGATTTTTCAAGTTTTCTGGTGTTTCAATTGAGTACTGTTGCTTTCGGTACATCTGCTTTCTCTCTTCTTAATGCAATGGTTTTGAGGCATTCTACCCTATTTTCGTGCATTCTAGCGGTTCTTAATTCGCCTACTATTTTTCTCCGTAAAGGTTTCAGCTTTTTTCAGCAAGCCCTATTTATACCGTTGAATAAGTCGGCAGTTGCTTGATTGCCAAAGGACGTAATCAATTTTTTGCTTTGAGGTTAGTGTTTATCATTTTATCGCTCTTTTCAATCATAAACAATAAAACTGTGATCGCCCTTTCTCAAATTCTATTTTCACATTAACCGTAGGGGTTTGGTTTCCAAATCCTTTCCCAAATTATTTCCCAAATTCAATTCCATTTCCAATCACAATTATTAAAAATAATCGCCCATATTTAAAAATGTTATTCTCGAATTTCGTTGTTTGCAATTGAGAGATTAGGGAAAGCTCAAAAAGCAGAAATATGGGATAGACATTGAAGATTGGGGATTTGGAAACCAAACCCCCTACACTGTACTAAAAACTCATGGGTAAAGGGAAAAGGGGTAAAAGGATAAGCATCCGTGTCAACTTAAAGGAATGGGTTCCCAAATTTGTTGATTGAGAGCGGCCTTTTCTCGATGTCGCTTTCTCTCAGCTTTGACCAAACCAAATAACTTAGCACGTTCAGCCAGATAGGTTACTGTATCAGGCTTTTCTCCTCTAGCAATAGCCTTCGCTACATAGTATAGACTCCGAAACACCATCTCTACTGAGATTTTTTCTTTCGGTTGATTTAGAGCAATCGCCACTTCCCCTACCAATTGATTTAAGACCGTATAGAAAATCAAAGTGCAAATAATCTGGATTTGGACACCATTCTTATTCCCTACCCATAAATAGGCTAGTCCTAAAAGTCTTTTCGTTAATAAAAAGGCTTCTTCGATTGTCCATCGTCTTCGATATAAATCACAGACCTCTTCGGCGGACAGTTGTTCGGGAGACAACACATTTGTTAAATACTGATACCAGATTGTTCCCCATAATACTGAGACTAATCTCACCGGATGCTTGCAAGGATTAGAACGGTAATTTCCCATAATGATAATCTCATCTCTGTAATGACTACCTTGAGACAATACTTGTTTGGTTTTGTAAGATGTACCCGCTCTAAATCTGGTTAGAAAAAACTTTTTAGCTTCTGTTAACAAATCAAACCACACAAAGCTAAAAAATCCCATATCTACGAGAATTAAACCATTTTCTGGTAATTTAGCTGCCAATTCTTCACACCATATTTTATCATTTGATTTATCATTTTCTGTGTACCATAAAGTAACGGGTCTTTGGGTAAAGGCTTCCACTACCATCATTATTTTACCCCCCAATTTACTCTTTTCTTCTTTACTTATTTTCATATTTTTCCTTATCTGCTCTAGCGTTGAGCCATCTGCTATCCACACTGCACTAAACTTTTCTCTTATTTTTTCCCATTTTTCTCCTACTTGGAGCTTCTTCCCTTTTTCGGCTGCTTTTTCTAACACTCCTTTTAGTAATATTGCAAATATTTCGGCTGGCACATTCATCATTCTTTTTGATACTGCCTGTTTGCTTACTTTTAATGATGCTACCCATAGCAATCCCTCTTCCTCTAACAGTCTTACCGCTTCACTTATACCCGCTATTTGACGATACACTATACTTAACACTAATGCCACCATTACTGGTAAATTTAGCACCCTATCTCTCATCATTTTCTCATGAGTTCCCTGTAAATATTTTAATGGTGTAAACATTGTGGGTTCTAGTAATTCAAACAACTCTTTTGTTATTTCAGGGATTTCTACCCCTGGCTGATTTGTCTTACGACGTAAGTCTGGGTTTCCTTTTCTCCGAGGATGTTGTCTTGCCATTTGTTTTTTGCTCACTTTTTTATATACTAACCTTTTTTTCAGCCTACTCTTACTTCCGCCTGCTTTTAGGCTAATCTTTTGTGAGTAGGCATTTTGGCTTAAGTTGACACCAATGGCAAGCCTTGCACCCCTACGAATCCCCAAGATTTTATGTAGGGGCGAATTGCGGTCAGTGAGTTTATCGAACTGTGGTCAGTCAGTCTATCAAACTGTGATCGCTCTTGAACTCAAAAGCAGAAAACACAATTATTTATTAAGATTTTCATCGGCTTTTTGATGATAATATTCCGCCTCTTTTTGCAACTGGACAGTGCGAAGTTCTAGGAAAATCAACGAGTTTACTAGGGTTTCAGCCCCCAACGCCCTTCAAACCTCTTCAAGACTTATAATCGCTGAAAGACTTTCAAAGCAAGGCTTTTAGGCGTTTTGTCAAAATGTCTGACAGAGAACTTCGCACTCACCAGTTTTGCAAGTAATCTGCCTGATTAAAAGACCCCTCACTTGCCCAACTTGCGGCCCGATCCTCATAATGCTTTGCCCAGCCCTCATTATTAGCCGCCGCCGCATAATCTGGAGTCGCCTCACGGGGGATCACCTCAGCATGAAAATTACTGGCGGATAGATGCTCAAAACTGGGGGTTTCGATCTGCATAGAATTGTGTAGATGATCAAGACCAGAATTAAAATCAGTCCCAGAGAAAGCAATACAGTCAGAATGCACTATTTCGTTAGGATTGAACTCGTGGGAAAAACTATTTGAGAGATCATAAGAATGAAGATCAATTCCCTGAGACATGGACTCGACATTACTGGAATAAGTTGAATTCAAATCATGATTGAGATCACTGAAATGCTGTCCTCCATGATCAATCACTCCGTCAGGTAAATGATGAGTGCCGACGATTTCTCCATGACTTAAA contains:
- a CDS encoding HigA family addiction module antitoxin — translated: MNITQETLASYLNISIKQINEIIQEKDKITPEIAWLLAQAFNTTPQFWMNLQTNYDLALNKPKDVKQAITT
- a CDS encoding IS4 family transposase, which gives rise to MTTAAVEEYKIMLSVGDTTFLDYRNIKEKREGYGPTGKGGNGLILHSALAIEPEKGQVLGLLWQKLWNREVKEKPPTDETAKQKKERQKEQRKAARQRPFEEKESYKWVEALNTCEKQVESSTRVIHVFDREGDVSEVFDSVRQLKHTGVLVRASHNRSLDKNSERLWQHLESEPIRFHQEIEIPSTGKRKARKVKLAVRFCSVNLRTPYRFDNRDPLNVYAVYATEIDCPEGETPLSWMLLTTEVVETIEMAVTILRWYTYRWRVEEFHKVLKSGCQSERYRLASDGMKTLLGFLSVIAVELLHVTYLHRTQPDALAIEILNPLQLQVLKAAASQKLPPILTVAWAVESVAFLGGYLEHRRKTPLGIQVLWRGWLKLHDLCQGWQLAIRT
- a CDS encoding Uma2 family endonuclease, with translation MTVVTSPPILTENQRFVLPGRHSWQDFKAIQGVMEQQSGLRMTYLDGVIEFMTLGEYHETIKSMIAILLGIYFWQQGIQFIPVGSATRESKEKSVSFEPDESYYLGEKKEHPDLAIEVNVTSGSPQKLEKYQRLSIREVWIWQAEKLVIYVLEGDRYQETPTSKLLPNLDIALLEECVMMPSRLEAIQRFTTR
- a CDS encoding type II toxin-antitoxin system RelE/ParE family toxin, giving the protein MDILNSVEKKLDILNSVEKLDDLKSPPGNRLEALKGNLKGFHSIRINNQWRIIFQWQNGNVSKVQIIDYHD
- a CDS encoding transposase, with product MLEWWTKNFASCELGDERLNNRAFSIGKKLSEGFGKALSEVFKGGNELKRAYEFLGIRKQTLSR
- a CDS encoding type II toxin-antitoxin system PemK/MazF family toxin, encoding MDNLWQMKGKIVLIQFPFEDLSSSKVRPAYCLTNKVGVYQHIIFALITSRIPESPLHTDIILRPENPDFMMSGLRKSSTIRLDHLVTLRASLIQRELGLLSLKTRTLIVNILYDILRS
- a CDS encoding IS4 family transposase, with the translated sequence MARQHPRRKGNPDLRRKTNQPGVEIPEITKELFELLEPTMFTPLKYLQGTHEKMMRDRVLNLPVMVALVLSIVYRQIAGISEAVRLLEEEGLLWVASLKVSKQAVSKRMMNVPAEIFAILLKGVLEKAAEKGKKLQVGEKWEKIREKFSAVWIADGSTLEQIRKNMKISKEEKSKLGGKIMMVVEAFTQRPVTLWYTENDKSNDKIWCEELAAKLPENGLILVDMGFFSFVWFDLLTEAKKFFLTRFRAGTSYKTKQVLSQGSHYRDEIIIMGNYRSNPCKHPVRLVSVLWGTIWYQYLTNVLSPEQLSAEEVCDLYRRRWTIEEAFLLTKRLLGLAYLWVGNKNGVQIQIICTLIFYTVLNQLVGEVAIALNQPKEKISVEMVFRSLYYVAKAIARGEKPDTVTYLAERAKLFGLVKAERKRHREKAALNQQIWEPIPLS